The proteins below are encoded in one region of Oncorhynchus kisutch isolate 150728-3 linkage group LG14, Okis_V2, whole genome shotgun sequence:
- the LOC109903670 gene encoding vesicle-associated membrane protein 2-like — protein MSTTDAGTPGAPEGEGGPPAPAPNLTSNRRLQQTQAQVDEVVDIMRVNVDKVLERDQRLSELDDRADALQAGASQFESSAAKLKNKYWWKNLKMMIIMAIMGVICVGVVFLYFYY, from the exons AT GTCGACCACAGACGCAGGAACCCCGGGGGCCCCTGAGGGAGAAGGGGgccccccagccccagcccccaaCCTCACCAGTAACCGACGACTGCAGCAGACGCAGGCACAGGTGGACGAG GTAGTGGACATCATGCGTGTGAACGTGGACAAGGTGTTGGAGAGGGATCAGAGACTGTCGGAGCTGGACGACAGGGCCGATGCTTTGCAGGCCGGGGCCTCACAGTTTGAGAGCAGCGCTGCCAAGCTAAAGAACAAGTACTGGTGGAAAAACCTCAAG ATGATGATTATAATGGCAATCATGGGAGTCATatgtgttggagttgtgttct TGTATTTCTATTATTGA
- the LOC109903637 gene encoding uncharacterized protein LOC109903637, which translates to MSLADDVGWTWSADETKALISVWSDEQILLKMEQTYRNKHVYSEISERLKDLGVKRTWKQCQNKIKALKWRYRETLRNPSSSRPCPFFSELHEFLAAMPDMPESKETDEEEDNGLPLPLSSLRLLVPPLRLVSAALWQVVQRRDTMDYGLVEEFATTVLEMIPDLMSYREKVQLIMGLRAQLVLELCRSDCSADPETIQPHLSRMRTCIITHREKEIDTEVEASESNFLELVQTLLDDPIEREHFFQDVFPDEFGPRYDAALQTLMWEFLIRLEKLLPTPTFQQTVSWLRPAPSVLKECAHSVTQPQPLKTLLQHNRCHGHLFTNAPSSGADDRILSSLSHSLSERIEMDIDEARSHSQSLSTCASRKERDTLIEHDNVEKELGMSLDTVKKAVEMVDGRTEEWGENDYEERLRHDLAYDVLKVEIVDGEDMSSTSSMTADDVGWTCWTPEETKSLISIWSDKQILHKMEQSYRKKHVYSEISECLKELGIKKTTKQCHNKIKALKWRYRETLRNPSSRPCPFFSKLHNFLAAVPDMPESKETGKVSDGGVMSLDRDKGPSLAVELAPQCEKMVSRKVKCKTLPGEQANEKKEDEKCCIPQSDSKMKSPPKKHCRKQMVEDVSSTTSADNDTRTWTLEGTKALISVWSNKQVLQMMEQSYRKKHAYSEVSERLKVIGIKRTWKQCQSKMKHMKHSYRQALRNPSSSGRATCPFFSELHTFLANMPDMPDSKGTGKVSDGEVVSSDQDEGPSVELEHLHEKGASRKVKVKALPREQTEERNGDEWDGRMNIGRKQQVVEDVSDLELQPVVLLTQLDDNSLMTVGAPGPVSHNTEQSPKRSKRAKICSLCGKSFVEAKDLTTHMRTHTEQSPHQCTQCGEGFDHQDDFQKHQQNECEEMTKRQEVNERQHGKNDRISGQSSNASSDPKTCHLCHKTFEFQYMLRSHLIIFHKGKQCFKCPLCLKGFAFLRDLKKHQSNKRGCPTSESVKKRKELRSKSPPARIIPELSSNANYSKTCPVCHATFSQTSSLKSHFLHHHAPDKSRFKCPSASMAFVSHSQRKRHQQSKRGCRLERVYKHATKPAWSLAPRENKNDIPQPSSTATQEPPISQAPTTTAQSSNKKTIPKACPLCQKTFKFEATMVRHIASHQKESLNKCPDILKCTFCDEIFSQGMDLKSHYSRTHQFTGPFPCPSCQKTFVSLTELRLHQRNESTPYQCSVCQRLFRTQYTLTIHERIHTGEKPFLCAECGKGFRSEKLLQSHSKSHVEGKPHACSTCGKRFQRKELLKQHMLHHTDAAFICPDCGKKFFQLVWLRRHMLMHTGERPFLCDLCGKGFKSTAELRIHTRTHTGERPFKCPECGKGCRQKSELQEHLRRHTGERPYPCTVCDKRFYVSKDRKRHMLIHTGEKPFKCQACGMAFNRKALLRVHQKNKSCLYSHTSPLHYTPLHYTSL; encoded by the exons ATGTCATTGGCAGACGATGTCGGATGGACATGGTCCGCGGATGAGACAAAGGCGCTGATCTCGGTATGGTCAGACGAGCAGATTCTTCTGAAGATGGAGCAAACGTACAGAAACAAACATGTTTACAGCGAAATTTCGGAGCGGCTAAAAGACCTTGGTGTCAAACGGACGTGGAAGCAGTGCCAAAACAAGATTAAGGCCTTGAAgtggagatacagagaaacactGAGAAACCCAAGCAGTAGCCGACCGTGTCCGTTCTTTTCTGAACTGCACGAATTTCTCGCCGCCATGCCTGACATGCCTGAGTCCAAGGAAACTGACGAGGAGGAAGATAATG gtcttcctcttcctctgtcgtCTCTGCGCCTTTTGGTTCCTCCACTGCGGCTGGTGTCGGCAGCTCTATGGCAAGTTGTTCAGCGGAGAGACACAATGGACTACGGGTTGGTGGAGGAGTTTGCCACCACTGTGTTGGAGATGATTCCTGATCTGATGAGTTACAGAGAGAAAGTCCAACTCATCATGGGGCTGCGAGCGCag CTGGTTCTGGAGTTGTGTCGCTCTGATTGTTCAGCCGACCCGGAGACCATCCAGCCACACCTGAGCAGGATGAGGACCTGCATCATCACTCATAGAGAAAAGGAG ATAGATACAGAGGTGGAGGCATCGGAATCAAACTTCTTGGAACTCGTCCAAACTCTTCTAGATGACCCAATTGAGAGGGAACACTTCTTCCAG GATGTTTTTCCAGACGAATTCGGGCCCAGGTATGACGCAGCACTGCAGACTCTGATGTGGGAGTTCCTCATCAGGCTGGAGAAGTTGCTTCCAACGCCAACCTTTCAACAG ACTGTATCATGGCTCAGACCTGCCCCCTCTGTGCTGAAGGAGTGTGCACATTCTGTGACTCAACCTCAGCCTTTGAAGACTCTTCTCCAGCACAACAGATGCCATGGCCATTTGTTCACTAATG CTCCGTCATCTGGTGCCGACGATCGtatcctctcttcactgtctcacTCGCTCTCAGAGAGGATAGAAATGGACATTGATGAAGCACGCTCGCATAGCCAGTCTTTATCCACGTGTGCATCCAGAAAGGAAAGGGACACTTTGATAGAGCACGATAATGTAGAGAAGGAGCTAGGGATGAGTTTGGACACGGTTAAGAAGGCAGTGGAAATGGTGGATGGAAGAACAGAGGAATGGGGAGAGAACGACTATGAGGAGAGACTGCGACATGACTTGGCTTATGATGTTTTAAAGGTAGAGATTGTAGACGGAGAAGACATGTCCTCAACATCATCGATGACCGCAGACGACGTTGGATGGACCTGCTGGACACCCGAGGAGACAAAGTCACTTATCTCTATATGGTCGGACAAACAGATTCTTCATAAGATGGAGCAAAGCtatagaaaaaaacatgtttacagtGAAATTTCAGAGTGTCTAAAGGAGCTTGGTATCAAAAAGACAACTAAGCAGTGCCACAATAAGATAAAAGCCTTGAAGTGGCGCTACAGAGAAACACTGAGGAACCCAAGTAGCCGACCGTGTCCGTTCTTTTCTAAACTGCACAATTTTCTTGCCGCGGTGCCTGATATGCCGGAGTCCAAGGAAACTGGCAAGGTTTCAGATGGAGGAGTTATGTCTTTGGATCGGGATAAAGGGCCTTCTTTGGCGGTCGAGTTGGCGCCTCAATGTGAGAAAATGGTTTCCAGGAAAGTGAAATGCAAGACACTCCCCGGAGAGCAAGCCAACGAGAAAAAAGAGGATGAAAAATGTTGCATCCCTCAAAGTGACAGCAAGATGAaaagcccccccaaaaaacattgtcGCAAACAGATGGTTGAAGACGTGTCTTCGACAACCTCGGCAGACAATGACACACGGACCTGGACCCTGGAGGGGACGAAAGCACTGATCTCCGTGTGGTCAAACAAACAGGTTCTTCAGATGATGGAGCAAAGTTACCGGAAAAAACATGCGTACAGTGAAGTTTCCGAGCGGCTAAAGGTCATTGGCATCAAAAGGACGTGGAAGCAGTGCCAATCAAAGATGAAGCACATGAAGCACAGCTACAGACAAGCACTGAGGAACCCAAGCAGTAGTGGCCGAGCGACCTGTCCGTTCTTTTCTGAACTGCACACATTTCTCGCCAACATGCCTGATATGCCTGATTCCAAGGGAACTGGCAAGGTTTCAGATGGCGAAGTCGTATCTTCGGATCAGGATGAAGGGCCTTCTGTGGAGTTGGAGCATCTACACGAGAAAGGGGCTTCTAGAAAAGTGAAAGTCAAGGCACTCCCCAGAGAGCAAACAGAAGAGAGAAATGGGGATGAATGGGACGGCAGAATGAATATTGGAAGGAAACAACAGGTGGTTGAAGACGTGTCTGATTTAGAACTTCAGCCTGTAGTGCTGCTGACCCAACTTGATGACAACAGTCTCATGACAG TCGGTGCTCCAGGTCCTGTTTCCCATAACACAGAGCAGTCTCCTAAAAGAAGCAAGCGTGCCAAAATTTGCTCCttatgtgggaagagttttgttgaAGCGAAGGATTTGACAACACACATGCGAACTCACACCGAGCAGAGCCCTCACCAGTGCACCCAGTGTGGGGAAGGCTTTGACCACCAGGACGACTTCCAAAAACATCAGCAGAATGAGTGTGAGGAGATGACGAAACGACAGGAGGTCAATGAGCGCCAGCATGGAAAGAATGACAGGATATCGGGACAGTCCAGTAATGCAAGTAGTGATCCCAAAACGTGCCACCTATGCCATAAGACTTTTGAGTTTCAATATATGTTGAGAAGTCATCTTATTATATTTCACAAAGGCAAACAATGTTTTAAGTGTCCTCTTTGTCTGAAGGGTTTTGCCTTCCTCCGTGATTTGAAGAAACACCAGAGTAACAAAAGAGGTTGTCCTACAAGTGAGTCCGTCAAAAAAAGGAAGGAGCTGAGATCAAAAAGCCCTCCTGCTCGCATCATTCCAGAACTTTCCTCAAACGCAAATTATTCCAAAACGTGCCCTGTATGCCATGCAACGTTTTCACAAACGTCTAGTTTGAAAAGCCACTTTCTTCACCATCACGCCCCAGACAAAAGCCGCTTTAAGTGTCCCAGTGCTTCGATGGCTTTTGTATCCCACAGTCAAAGGAAGAGACACCAGCAGAGCAAAAGAGGTTGTCGGTTAGAGAGAGTTTACAAACATGCGACTAAGCCAGCATGGTCACTGGCTCCAAGGGAAAATAAAAATGACATTCCTCAGCCTTCCAGTACAGCAACCCAGGAACCACCAATCTCTCAAGCCCCCACCACTACAGCACAGTCCTCTAATAAAAAGACAATTCCTAAAGCATGTCCTCTGTGCCAGAAGACTTTTAAATTTGAAGCTACAATGGTAAGGCACATTGCTTCTCACCAAAAGGAAAGTCTCAACAAGTGCCCTGACATCTTGAAGTGCACATTTTGTGATGAGATCTTTTCTCAGGGCATGGACCTGAAGAGCCACTACAGTCGTACTCATCAATTTACGGGACCGTTCCCCTGTCCTTCTTGTCAGAAGACTTTTGTTTCGTTAACTGAGCTGCGCTTGCATCAGAGAAATGAGTCCACTCCTTACCAGTGCTCAGTGTGCCAGCGATTATTCCGAACACAGTATACCCTGACTATTCACGAGcgaattcacacaggggagaaaccattcCTCTGCGCTGAGTGTGGAAAGGGTTTCCGGAGTGAAAAACTACTGCAATCACACTCTAAGAGTCATGTCGAGGGAAAACCCCACGCTTGCTCCACTTGTGGGAAAAGGTTCCAGAGAAAAGAGCTATTGAAACAACACATGTTGCATCACACAGATGCTGCTTTCATCTGCCCAGACTGTGGGAAGAAGTTTTTTCAGTTGGTATGGTTAAGAAGGCATATGTTAATGCACACTGGCGAGAGACCGTTCCTCTGtgacctctgtggaaagggtttcaaATCTACGGCTGAATTGAGGATTCACACCCGGACACACACTGGAGAACGGCCATTCAAGTGTCCAGAATGTGGCAAAGGTTGTAGGCAGAAGAGTGAGCTGCAGGAGCATCTGCGGAGGCACACAGGGGAGCGGCCGTATCCGTGCACAGTGTGCGATAAACGCTTTTATGTCAGCAAAGATAGAAAACGACATATGCTCATCCATACTGGAGAGAAGCCGTTTAAATGTCAAGCATGTGGCATGGCTTTCAACCGTAAAGCACTTTTGAGGGTACACCAAAAAAACAAGTCGTGTTTATATAGCCACACAAGTCCCCTACATTACACTCCCCTACATTACACGTCATTGTAA